One region of Fibrobacter sp. genomic DNA includes:
- a CDS encoding zinc ribbon domain-containing protein has translation MNQSVNCPHCGSEISHKAKACPHCGSDENTGWSPERYLDGIDLPDEESYQEIKEREFGSGKTVLSWQTITGFALLVLILMLVVKTVAGW, from the coding sequence ATGAACCAAAGTGTAAATTGCCCACATTGTGGCAGCGAAATCTCCCATAAAGCCAAAGCATGTCCCCATTGCGGCTCTGATGAAAATACCGGATGGTCACCGGAAAGGTATTTAGATGGAATCGATCTGCCTGATGAGGAATCGTATCAGGAGATTAAAGAAAGGGAATTTGGTTCCGGTAAAACAGTCCTTTCCTGGCAAACTATAACCGGCTTTGCGCTTCTTGTCCTGATTTTGATGCTGGTTGTAAAAACAGTTGCAGGCTGGTAA
- a CDS encoding roadblock/LC7 domain-containing protein, whose product MKDMILFPEDIDQLNAVLSQLVLKANLLLAVLINKDGRLLTSQGSLEIVDTVSMAALVAGNSASTLAIANLMGETEFSTMYHQGKEKHIYIAVVDENTFLALVFDDRTNIDRVKVFARQFDRQLKQTLEQVYNKTEDQIDLDLGMGYDPMSQQQSYPETFMSDQAFSDPQQNPIPILESNPIQNFAPPEQMAPIPQPSEYKQASDEEVFYIESMQKKKMAESNDTNRLYLKNKIRETKIKKDK is encoded by the coding sequence ATGAAGGATATGATTCTTTTCCCTGAGGATATTGACCAGTTAAATGCAGTATTATCACAACTGGTCCTCAAGGCCAACCTTTTGCTCGCTGTTCTGATCAACAAAGACGGGCGGTTACTCACGAGTCAGGGAAGCCTTGAAATCGTAGACACGGTCTCTATGGCAGCACTGGTGGCAGGAAACTCTGCTTCTACTTTAGCAATTGCCAATCTCATGGGAGAGACAGAGTTTTCAACAATGTATCATCAGGGAAAAGAGAAGCACATCTATATCGCTGTCGTTGACGAGAATACGTTTCTGGCTCTGGTATTTGATGATCGTACCAATATTGACAGAGTTAAAGTGTTCGCAAGGCAGTTCGACAGACAGCTTAAACAAACTCTTGAGCAAGTCTACAACAAAACTGAAGATCAGATCGATCTTGATCTGGGTATGGGTTATGACCCGATGTCACAGCAGCAATCCTACCCGGAAACTTTTATGAGTGATCAGGCGTTTTCTGATCCTCAGCAAAACCCGATTCCTATTCTGGAAAGCAACCCCATACAAAACTTCGCTCCTCCAGAACAAATGGCCCCCATACCCCAGCCATCAGAATATAAACAAGCTTCTGATGAAGAGGTTTTTTATATTGAATCAATGCAGAAGAAAAAGATGGCTGAGTCTAACGATACTAACCGTCTGTATCTGAAGAATAAAATCAGAGAGACAAAGATCAAAAAAGATAAATAA
- a CDS encoding polysaccharide deacetylase family protein has translation MILAPTLLSIFLGPVFLGGMASLLFGYQRHSSRKPGLLFHSILDKPQRNMSQYSTERFRSLLAELKKNSLSAVSLKQFSCPGEKTGEVLLTFDDGFENIYRNAIPALEDCGFKASIFCVAGFVGRDSTWDVYRSSRQLTKSQISEISSLGHEIGSHTLTHANLPYLSSSNLEKELRESKQRLEDITGRAVTSISFPYGSCSRRVWDKVKETGYTQAALYRRSSFSDPDLYPVYGVYRLDRVNDVMERLLKKGFCASAARARMMSHFSKGSPVWKFREEYITVL, from the coding sequence ATGATATTAGCACCAACTTTATTAAGCATTTTCCTGGGGCCTGTCTTTCTGGGAGGGATGGCATCGCTGCTGTTTGGGTACCAGAGACATTCCAGCAGAAAGCCAGGGCTTCTGTTCCATTCTATACTGGATAAACCCCAAAGGAATATGTCTCAGTATTCCACAGAGCGGTTCAGATCTCTTCTCGCTGAATTGAAGAAAAACTCTCTTTCAGCAGTATCCCTGAAGCAGTTCAGTTGTCCCGGGGAAAAAACCGGCGAAGTCTTATTGACATTTGATGACGGATTCGAGAACATATACCGAAATGCGATTCCGGCGCTTGAAGATTGCGGATTCAAGGCAAGCATCTTCTGTGTTGCAGGATTTGTCGGGAGGGATTCCACCTGGGATGTCTACAGGAGCAGCAGACAGTTGACAAAATCACAGATATCAGAAATCTCTTCCCTGGGCCATGAAATTGGCAGTCACACACTGACACATGCCAATCTCCCCTATCTCAGCAGCAGCAATCTTGAGAAGGAACTGAGGGAATCGAAGCAGAGACTTGAGGACATTACAGGAAGAGCTGTTACAAGCATTTCATTTCCTTACGGGAGCTGCTCCCGCCGTGTATGGGATAAAGTCAAGGAAACAGGTTATACTCAGGCTGCGCTTTACAGAAGATCTTCTTTTTCAGATCCGGATCTTTACCCTGTTTATGGTGTCTACAGATTAGATAGAGTCAATGATGTCATGGAGAGGCTGTTAAAAAAAGGGTTTTGTGCTTCAGCAGCACGAGCCAGGATGATGTCGCATTTTTCAAAAGGATCCCCGGTCTGGAAATTCAGAGAAGAATATATTACCGTTCTGTAA
- a CDS encoding elongation factor G has protein sequence MKKYQAGSIRNVCLLSHGGVGKTSLLEAACFTSKSTSKLGKVDNGSSIFDNRSDEKERKMTISMHVGFCEWKDNKINFLDTPGFLDFLNDAKAALRVVETAIILVDAVDAIQVGTELVSSYVDGSGLPRMFFVNGMDKENADFQKTLDAVKSAYGTSVAPLVIPISAGASFKGVVDLVAREAYEYTRDGNGIGNKIEIPADMKDIVDSLRQSLMESVAETDEDLMNKYFEAGELTDEELRAGLAKGVASGSVHPLLVGSALLNIGIDQLLTKIVNLCPSAESRKEVEVTENGETKTIPCQESGPLAVFIFKTISEEHLGEINVARVFSGKLTTGSDVSNTARGMSERIGNMYFLKGKERTDATEIVAGDIGGLLKLKDTHTNDSLVDKSVKYKFPPIDLPEPLVSVAISAKQKGDEDKIAVGLNKLREEDVSFTYKFHPDIHQSILSAMGDIQIDVILENLKNRFKVEVDKKPPKISYRETITKAAKYVEYTHKKQSGGAGQYARVFIDLEPLPRGGGYEFLDKIVGGVIDQSLRPSVDKGIHAKLEEGILAGYPIVDVRVSLVDGKTHPVDSKDIAFQIAGREVFKKAFEMASPILLEPVVELKVTVPEEYTGDIMGDLSSRRGKIGGMSPSGKNQTITAKVPEAEVQNYSTTLRSLTQGRGFYTKAFSHYEPVPAELAKKIIEAHKKEEESSD, from the coding sequence ATGAAAAAATATCAGGCCGGATCGATTCGAAATGTCTGTCTTCTCTCTCATGGTGGTGTAGGAAAAACAAGCCTCCTGGAGGCTGCCTGTTTCACCTCCAAATCCACCTCCAAACTGGGCAAAGTCGATAATGGCAGTAGTATCTTCGACAACAGGAGCGACGAAAAAGAACGGAAAATGACCATTTCGATGCATGTGGGGTTTTGCGAATGGAAAGATAATAAAATCAATTTTCTTGACACTCCAGGATTCCTGGATTTTCTCAATGATGCAAAAGCAGCTCTCAGAGTTGTGGAAACAGCTATTATTCTGGTTGATGCGGTTGATGCAATTCAGGTCGGCACCGAACTGGTTTCCTCGTATGTAGATGGTTCCGGACTTCCGAGAATGTTTTTTGTAAACGGAATGGACAAGGAAAATGCCGATTTTCAGAAAACTCTGGATGCAGTCAAATCAGCCTATGGAACCAGTGTCGCACCTCTGGTTATTCCGATCTCCGCCGGAGCTTCTTTTAAGGGTGTAGTTGACCTGGTTGCCAGGGAAGCTTATGAATATACCCGCGATGGAAATGGCATCGGAAATAAAATCGAAATTCCTGCTGATATGAAAGACATTGTCGATTCTCTGAGGCAGTCACTGATGGAGTCTGTCGCTGAAACAGATGAAGATCTCATGAACAAGTATTTTGAGGCAGGGGAGTTGACAGACGAGGAACTCAGAGCGGGACTGGCAAAAGGCGTTGCTTCCGGAAGTGTCCATCCACTCCTCGTCGGAAGTGCTCTTCTGAATATCGGGATCGATCAACTGCTTACAAAAATTGTAAATCTATGCCCCTCAGCAGAAAGCCGCAAAGAGGTTGAGGTTACCGAGAACGGGGAAACCAAAACCATACCCTGCCAGGAATCAGGACCTCTCGCAGTATTTATCTTCAAAACTATCTCTGAGGAGCATCTCGGTGAGATCAACGTGGCAAGGGTTTTCTCCGGAAAACTTACAACAGGTTCTGATGTGTCGAACACTGCCAGAGGCATGTCTGAACGTATCGGTAACATGTACTTCCTGAAAGGAAAGGAGCGTACCGATGCAACAGAGATTGTCGCCGGGGATATCGGAGGACTCCTGAAATTAAAAGACACTCATACCAATGATTCCCTGGTGGATAAAAGTGTAAAGTATAAGTTCCCACCTATTGATCTTCCGGAACCACTTGTCAGTGTAGCAATATCAGCCAAGCAGAAGGGTGATGAAGATAAGATAGCAGTAGGGCTCAATAAACTTCGTGAGGAAGACGTCAGCTTTACCTATAAATTCCACCCGGACATTCATCAATCTATCCTTTCTGCGATGGGCGATATTCAGATTGATGTAATTCTGGAAAACCTGAAAAACCGTTTTAAGGTCGAAGTGGATAAAAAGCCACCCAAAATCTCCTACAGAGAAACCATTACCAAGGCTGCAAAGTATGTCGAGTATACGCATAAGAAACAGTCGGGTGGAGCAGGGCAGTATGCACGCGTATTTATCGATCTGGAACCGCTTCCTCGTGGTGGCGGTTACGAATTTCTCGATAAAATCGTGGGCGGAGTAATAGATCAGTCTTTACGTCCCAGTGTTGATAAAGGCATACACGCCAAACTTGAAGAGGGTATTTTAGCCGGATATCCGATTGTGGATGTAAGAGTCTCTCTGGTTGACGGAAAAACACATCCTGTGGACTCAAAAGATATAGCTTTCCAGATTGCCGGCCGCGAAGTCTTTAAGAAAGCCTTTGAAATGGCATCGCCTATACTTCTTGAACCTGTTGTGGAACTGAAAGTCACAGTTCCTGAAGAGTATACAGGTGACATCATGGGAGATCTGTCTTCACGCAGGGGGAAAATTGGTGGAATGAGTCCAAGTGGCAAGAATCAGACTATTACCGCCAAAGTTCCGGAAGCTGAGGTTCAGAATTACTCCACGACCCTGAGATCACTTACCCAGGGAAGAGGGTTTTATACAAAGGCATTTTCTCACTATGAGCCTGTTCCTGCTGAACTGGCGAAAAAGATTATTGAGGCACACAAAAAGGAAGAGGAATCTTCCGATTAA
- a CDS encoding DUF4388 domain-containing protein yields the protein MVLSGTLREFILADVFQLLTQQKITGKLILNNGRSEGFVIFQNGLVVAAQKDDEKFLSKLYNYLISVKKHSSSKIRALFAAFEGDISGLTNEITVMGLIPKHDLNMLAESTTMDIACSLFLWKTGTYRFNSITNVDSLVPAEISIPVENIVMEAMRRVDEWNRMLQCISEQSIFVRNQKNANDLMQEIDPLSDPDSYILMRINGTSPVKDLLSSLCLSEYKIYESLYNLLQNKRITFLSDRISQSVQAALHKKEREHSTSRFYTLYSILTALGIILLILFMALVVFKKVIVPDRATDAHHSRIELPSALAKEKASIAKIYYRAKYSTEPQSPEELKEFKLLSDRDFFHYLINSDSEQKK from the coding sequence TTGGTATTAAGCGGCACCCTGCGGGAGTTTATTCTTGCTGATGTGTTTCAGTTGCTCACTCAGCAGAAAATCACAGGAAAGCTGATTTTGAACAATGGACGAAGCGAAGGCTTTGTCATTTTTCAAAACGGACTGGTAGTTGCTGCCCAAAAAGATGACGAAAAATTTCTCTCTAAACTCTACAATTACCTCATCAGTGTAAAAAAACACAGTTCTTCAAAAATACGGGCACTTTTTGCAGCATTTGAGGGTGATATCAGCGGATTAACAAATGAGATTACTGTCATGGGCCTCATTCCCAAACATGACCTGAACATGCTTGCAGAATCCACCACGATGGATATTGCCTGCAGTCTTTTTCTATGGAAAACTGGAACCTACCGTTTTAATTCCATTACCAATGTAGACTCTCTGGTTCCCGCAGAAATCTCCATTCCAGTGGAGAATATAGTCATGGAAGCGATGAGAAGAGTGGATGAATGGAACAGGATGCTTCAATGCATCTCTGAGCAGTCAATATTTGTCCGAAACCAGAAAAATGCAAATGATTTGATGCAGGAAATCGACCCTCTCTCCGACCCGGACAGTTACATTCTGATGCGAATCAACGGAACATCACCTGTCAAGGATCTTTTAAGCAGTCTTTGCCTCAGCGAATACAAAATCTACGAATCATTGTACAATCTCTTACAAAACAAGAGAATTACGTTTCTTTCTGACCGCATCTCCCAATCTGTACAGGCAGCTCTTCACAAGAAAGAGCGCGAACATTCTACTTCACGATTCTACACGCTTTATTCAATTCTGACAGCTCTTGGAATCATTCTGCTGATACTCTTTATGGCCCTTGTGGTTTTTAAAAAAGTAATAGTACCGGATAGGGCCACCGATGCCCATCATAGCAGAATCGAGTTACCCTCTGCACTGGCAAAAGAAAAGGCCTCCATTGCAAAAATCTACTACAGAGCCAAATACAGCACAGAACCACAGAGCCCGGAAGAACTGAAGGAATTCAAATTATTATCGGATAGAGATTTTTTTCATTATCTGATCAATTCTGATTCTGAACAGAAAAAGTGA
- a CDS encoding cold shock domain-containing protein yields MQNGRVRFFNDIVGCGFIESDCEPGVIRFSYREIRKTGYRIVNEGQLVKFRLVRTSRGPFAVDIIPESDQQ; encoded by the coding sequence ATGCAGAACGGAAGGGTACGCTTCTTCAATGATATAGTTGGCTGCGGGTTTATTGAGTCGGACTGTGAGCCTGGAGTTATCCGTTTTTCCTACAGAGAGATCAGAAAGACCGGTTACCGGATTGTAAATGAGGGACAACTGGTTAAATTCCGGCTTGTAAGGACTTCCAGGGGACCCTTTGCTGTGGATATAATTCCGGAATCCGATCAGCAGTAA
- the mtnA gene encoding S-methyl-5-thioribose-1-phosphate isomerase, whose translation MPRIKTIEWKENSVVIVDQTILPLELHYKKIDCIESMYDAIKVLKVRGAPAIGIAAAFGLYLGIRDFPESGSTQEFIENLNSKAAYLAGSRPTAVNLFWALERIKRTGEQSIEKGASIEETKDRILSEAIEILEEDRRTGRAIGEAGLELLKGKKTILTHCNAGGLATAEYGTALAPVYVGAEQGITFNVYADETRPLLQGARITTFELSQAGIPVTLICDNMAASVMAGGRIDAVIVGADRIASNGDTANKIGTYGVALLARAHGIPFYVAAPFSTFDLSLHTGKEIPIEERGPEEVTCGFGKQTAPSGVEVYNPAFDVTPSHLISAFITDKGVITPPYERNLAEALGKKG comes from the coding sequence ATGCCGCGGATTAAAACTATAGAGTGGAAGGAAAACTCTGTAGTCATTGTAGATCAAACAATACTGCCTCTTGAGTTGCATTATAAAAAAATAGACTGCATTGAAAGCATGTACGATGCAATTAAGGTGCTTAAGGTCAGGGGTGCACCCGCCATTGGCATTGCAGCGGCTTTTGGCCTTTACCTCGGTATAAGGGACTTTCCTGAAAGCGGATCAACTCAGGAGTTCATCGAAAATCTAAACAGTAAAGCTGCATACCTCGCTGGTTCCAGACCCACTGCAGTAAACCTCTTCTGGGCTCTGGAGAGAATTAAGCGTACAGGAGAACAGAGCATTGAAAAGGGCGCCTCTATAGAGGAAACAAAAGATAGAATCTTAAGTGAGGCAATCGAGATTCTTGAAGAGGACAGGAGAACCGGGCGGGCGATTGGTGAGGCTGGATTGGAGTTGTTGAAAGGGAAAAAAACAATTCTGACACACTGCAATGCGGGAGGACTGGCCACGGCAGAGTATGGAACCGCACTTGCTCCTGTTTATGTTGGAGCAGAGCAGGGAATAACATTCAATGTTTATGCAGATGAAACCCGTCCACTGCTTCAGGGTGCCAGAATCACCACTTTTGAGCTGTCACAGGCGGGAATTCCTGTTACTCTGATCTGTGATAACATGGCCGCATCGGTGATGGCTGGAGGGAGAATTGACGCGGTGATTGTGGGGGCTGACAGGATTGCCAGTAATGGTGATACAGCCAACAAAATCGGTACCTACGGAGTCGCTCTTCTGGCAAGGGCTCATGGAATACCTTTTTATGTCGCAGCTCCTTTTTCCACTTTTGATCTCTCGCTCCATACAGGGAAAGAGATCCCTATCGAGGAACGCGGTCCTGAAGAGGTAACCTGTGGATTTGGAAAGCAGACCGCTCCTTCAGGCGTAGAAGTGTATAACCCCGCTTTTGATGTTACCCCGTCTCACCTGATCAGTGCTTTTATCACTGACAAAGGGGTAATCACTCCTCCTTACGAAAGGAATCTGGCAGAAGCACTCGGAAAAAAGGGCTGA